The DNA sequence GCCGATGAGCCCGGGGACCCGCTCCGCCGAGCGCAGCCCGGCCTCGATCAGGTGGGTTGTCGTGGTCTTGCCGGAGGTGCCGGTGACGCCCAGGACGACGACCCGGTCGGAGGGGTGGCCGTAGACCGCCGAGGCCAGCTCACCGAGGACGGCCCGCGGGTTGGCGTGCACGAGCACCGGCACCGGGGCAGGGTCGTTGAGTCCGCGGTGGATGACGGCCAGCCCGTCGGCGTCGGTGAGGATGGCCACCGCGCCGTGTTGCAGCGCGTCGCCGGCGTAGGTTGCGCCGTGCGCGGACGAGCCGGGCAGCGCCGCGAAGAGGTCGCCGGGTAGGGCTTCCTGGCCGCGCAGCGTGACACCGGTGATCCGGACGTCGGGGACCGCGCCGCCGGCAGCCGGTACAGCGCCGATCCGGGTGGCCAGCGTCGGCAGTGCCACTGCGGGCGTCGTACGGGGCCGCAACGGGTTGGTCATCGGATTGACACCCTACCGAGCCGGGCCGGTGGCCCGGCTACTACATCGCCTGCAGGGTCAGTGGCGGACCGGGGTCCGGAGACAGCGGAACGTTCTCACGCTGGAGCAACCAGGCCGCGATGTTGTGGAACAACGGTGCCGCGGAGTGTCCCGGCGAGCCGTCCGGGTTCCGCTGCGGGGCGTTCATCATGATTCCGATCACGTACCGCGGGTCGTCGGCGGGCGCCATCCCGGCGAAGGTGATCCAGTAGACGTCGCTGTAGTAGCAGCCGCAGGCCGGGTTGATCTGCTGGGCGGTGCCCGTCTTGCCGGCGATCTGGTAGCCGTCCACGGCGGCCGGCGCACCGGTGCCCTGCTGATAGCCCATCGGGTCGCGCTGGACGATGGCACGGAACATGTTGCGCACGGTGCGGGCGGTCTCCGGGGAGACCACCCTGATGCCGTTGGGCCGGGCCTCCTCGGTGCGGGAGCCGTCCGCGGCGATGGTGGCCTTGATGATGCGCGGCGGGATCCGGACGCCGTCGTTGGCGATCGCCTGGTACATGCCGGTCATCTGTAGCAGCGTCATCGAAAGGCCCTGACCGATAGGCAGATTGGAGAACGAACTGCCCGACCACTGGTCGATCGGCGGAACCAGACCGGCGCTCTCGCCGGGCAGGCCGACACCGGTGCGCTGGCCGAGCCCGAACTTACCGAGCATGTCGTAGTAGCGCTCCGGGCCGATCCGCTGCGCCAGCATCAGCGTGCCGACGTTGGACGACTTTCCGAACACACCGGTGGTGGTGTAGGGCATGACACCGTGGCTCCAGGCGTCATTGACGGTCACGCCGCCCATGTTGATCGACCCCGGAACCTGCAGCACCTCGTCGGGATTGGACAGACCGTATTCGATCACCGACGACGCGGTGACGATCTTGTTGACCGATCCCGGCTCGTAGGGGGACGTCACGGCCAGGTTGCCCATCTGCTTGTCGGCCTGCCGGCCGATGTCCTGGCTGGGGTCGAAAGTGTTGTCGTTCGACATCGCCAGCACCTCACCGGTTTTGGCGTCGAGCACCACGGCCGAGACGTCCTTGGCCCCGGAGTTGTCCTTGGCCATCTGGACCTGCTGCTGGACGTAGAACTGGATGTCGTCGTCGAGGGTGAGCTGGACGGTGGCGCCGTTGACAGCATCGTGCTTGTTGCGGTAGCTGCCCGGGATCACCACACCATCGGAGCCGCGGTCGTAGGTGATCGATCCGTCGGTGCCCGAAAGCTGGGAGTCCATCGCGTCCTCCAGCCCGAGGAGGCCGTGCCCGTCCCAGTCGATCCCGCCGACGATGTTGGCGGCCAGCGCACCGCCGGGATACTGGCGCAGGTCCTGGCGCTCGGCGCCGACCTCCGGGAACTTCTTGACGATCGCCGAGGCGATGGCCGGGTCGACCGCCCTGGCCAGGTAGACGAACGACTCGTTGCTGCGCAGCTTCTTGAGCAGCGTGGCGGTGTCGGGATTGTTGTTGAGCTTGGCCGAGACGTCCTTGGCGATCTCCATCAGCCGCTTGTCCGGATCGGGAGCCGACGGCGAGGCCTGCTTGGCCTCGGTCAGCTGCTTGCGAATCCTGGTGGGCTGGAAGGTCAGTGCCCGGGCCTCGATGGTGAACGCCAGCTTGTCGAAGTTGCGGTCGACGATGCTGCCGCGGACGGCCTTCTCGATGTCGGTGACCTTCAGCTGGCTTGCCGCCTCGGCGCGCAGGCCGGCCGCCTTGGGCACCTGCAGGTTGAACAGCTGCGCGGCCGCGATCAGCAGCGCGGTTCCGATCACGACATGGCCCGCCCGGTGCCGGAACCCGAATGCCGCGGTGCGCGACTCGGTTTCGGTGGCCTGGCGGGTGCGGCGGGCGCTGGCGGAGTGGCCGACCTCGGCCGTCTGTCGGGCCGATTGGGCACGCTGCCGGCGGGGCGCCGGTCGGGAGCCGGGTTGGGGGTTGCGGCTCACTGGGCTCCTCCGGCCAACGGTACGGCGGGCGCTGCGGGCACGGCGGGGGCGACCGGAGCCGCGGGTGTCACGGCTTGATCAGGCACGGCCGGCGGCAGCGCCGGCGGCAGTGCGGTCACCGGCGGTGCCGCCGCGGGAGCGGCCGCCAGTTGCGGGTCCACCGGCACGAGGGTCAGACCTGGAGTGGCCGGCGGCCCGGGCAGGGCCGCGGTGGGCGACGGAAGGTGCACCGGAACCTCCGACCCGGCGGGCGGCTGACCGCCCAGCGGGGTGATCCGGGTCGGCACCTCGGCGCCACCCGGGACCGGGGCCGGCGGCGGGGCGGGCGCCGGCGGGGCCGGCGGCTTGTCGTCGGGCAGCTTGGTGTTCAGCGGCGGTGGCGGGACACCCTCGGCGGGCTTGGGCTTGCCCACCACGATCCAGTTCCCGGACGGGTCCTGCACCAGGTGTGCGGTGTCCTTGGACGGGATCATCCCGAGGTTGCGCGCCGCCTCGGCCAACGCGGGGGCCGACTCGGCTTCGAGGACATCACGCTCGAGGGCTTCCTTCTGCTGGCTGAGTGCCTCATTGGTGGCCCGGGCATTGCCCAGCTGATAGGAGCGCTGTGCGGCGTCGGTGGACAGCCACAGCGTGACGCCCAGGCCCACCGCCAGGGAACCGATGACCAGCACGACGAAGGGAACCTTCGCCATCAATGTCTGCGGCCGAAGGTCGAGGGTGACCAGCCGGGCGATCAGCCGTTCCCGCAGTGGAGTCCGAATGACCTTGGGCGCCTTGGCCTTTCGCGCCTTTGCGCGAGCCTTTGCCTGGCTGGTGGTCTTGGGCCTTGCCGACCGCTCGACGGGCCGTGGCATCGGCGCGGTCTGCGGCCCCTGCCGCAGGGCGCGGGGTTCGGACGGACGGACCGCGGCGGTGCCGCGGGGCCGGCTGCCGCGGGCTGCGGTCTCGGTGGGCCGACGTCGCGTCGCGGTGGCGCCGGATTTCGCGCCGACCCTCTTGCCTTTTTCGCGATCCGCGGGACCAGCGGCCTTGCGCCCGACCTTCATGACTTGTTCCCTCCACGTCCCGGGTTGCTGGTCGCCACACGCTCCACGGCCCGCAGCCGCACCGGCGCACTGCGCGGATTGCGTTCGATCTCCTCGGCATCGGCCCGCTCGGCACCGCGGGTGATCGCCGTGAATTCCGGCTCGTAGCCGGGCAGTTCGACGGGCAGCCCTTCCGGGCTGCGGGAGGCGGTCGCGGCGGCGAAGGTGGTCTTGACGATGCGGTCTTCCAGCGACTGGTAGGCCATCACCACCACCCGGCCACCGGGCCGCAGGGCGGCCAGCGCGGCGGGCAGCGCCGCGCTGAGCGAGTCCAGTTCGGCGTTCACGGCGATCCGGAGCGCCTGGAACGTCCGCTTGGCGGGGTGCCCGCCGGTACGCCGGGCCGGGGCGGGGATGCCCTGGTAGATGATCTCGACCAGTTCGCTGGTCGTGGTCAGCGGGGCCCGCTGCCTGCGCTCGACGATCAGCCCGGCGATCCGGTGGGCGAACTTCTCCTCGCCGAACCGGCGCAGGATGTCGGTCAGCTCACCGCGATCGTAGGTGTTGAGGATCTCCGCGGCGGTCAGCGGCGCCTCGGGATCCATCCGCATGTCCAGCGGTGCATCTTTGGCGTAGGAGAAGCCACGCTCGGGCTGGTCGAGCTGCATCGAGGAGACGCCCAGGTCGAACAGCACTCCGTCGATCGAATCGGTTGCCGCGCAACCGGCTTCGGCCAGTGCGTCCGCGATTCCGTCGTAGCGGGTGTGAACCAGGGTGATGCGGTCGGCGAACGGGGCCAGCCGCAGGCCGGCATTGGCCAGCGCGGTGGAGTCGCGGTCCAGACCGATCAGGCGCAGACCGCCGAATTGGGTGAGGAAGCGTTCGGCGTGGCCGCCTGCCCCGAGAGTGGCGTCGACGAGCACCGCACCGGAGCCGTCGGCGGCGTGCCGGGTCAGCGCGGGGGCGAGCAGGTCGACACAGCGGTCCAGCAGGACGGGGACGTGTCCGTGGTCGGGGGTGTCAACCACGACGGAACCTCCCGGTAGGTCAGACGGTGCCCCTGCATCGAGGTCCCTGCCCGGGATCGCGAACCTGGCGTTGGGGAAGTACGCCAGGGTCGGTTCGGGCAGAGGCCACGGTGCACGGGCCAGGTCAGATGATGTCGCTGAGGGCTTCATCGCTGGCCGCGGAGAAGTTCTCTTCGTGGGTCTCCTGGTATTCCTGCCAGGCTTGGGCGTCCCAGATCTCCAGGAAGTCGACCGCGCCGATCACCACACACTCCTTGGAGAGGTTGGCGTAGCGGCGGTGGTCGGCCGACAGGGTGATCCGGCCCTGGGAGTCGGGATGCTGCTCGTCGGTGCCGGCCGCGAGGTTACGGAGGAAGGCACGCGCCTCGGGATTGCTCCGCGAGGTTTGCGCGGCCCGCCGGGCCAGCTGCTCGAACTCCGCACGCGGGTAGACCGCAAGGCTGTGATCTTGGCTCTTGGTGACCATCAACCCTCCTGCCAGCGCGTCGCGGAACTTGGCGGGCAGCGTCAGCCGCCCCTTGTCATCGAGCTTGGGCGTGTAGGTACCGAGAAACATCCCCGTACCTCCTGCCGCCCCGGAGCCTCCTTCACTCCGTTAGCCGCCACGATACCCCACAATCCCCCACTTTGCTCCACCATTGACGGGCATTTTGCGTCCCTTCCACCACCTTGTCCCACCTTCAACCAGAACGACCCCCGCAAAGACCCACGGCGGAACCAGAAAAGAGCAGCTCAGACGTCAGTGGGGCGTGGTGGGGGAAGGCCCACCAACACCGCGCCCACCAGCCCGGTCGTGGGGCCATCCCCCACCACGGCTGCGCGTCGCCCGGAGCACACAAAAAAACGGGGCAGCCGGTGTGGCTACCCCGTCAGCGAACGCGCTGTCACTCGTCGAAACGACGCCGGAAGCGGTCCTCCATACGGCTGGTGAACGAACCCGAACCCTTCACCCGGCGCTGCCGCGCCCCGGACGGACCCGGGCCGGCGACACCACCGTCGCGGCCGCCGGGCAGCCGGGGACCGGTGATCGCGAAGACGACACCACCGAACATCACCAGGAACCCGAGCACGGACAGGACCGGGAAACTTCCGATCATCGTGGCCTTGAATGCCACCCCGCCCACCAGCATGGCCAGCCCGACGACGAACAGACCGGCACCTTGGAGTCGCCTGCGCGTCGACGGAGCCCGCAGCGTGCCGCCCCGAACACTCGAGGCGAACTTCGGGTCCTCGGCATAGAGAGCGCTCTCGATCTGATCGAGCATGCGCTGCTCATGATCGGAGAGTGGCATACGTCCCTCCTTGCCGACACGGCGGGTCACTTCTGGCGATAAGACATGGCTGCCCAGCATATGCCGGGCAACTAACCACATGATACGAGGTGAAGGTGCGCCGTACCACCTAGTTGGTCCACCCGATTGTAGCTGTGTCCTGGGGATGTTCGGCCACCACCGCAGTGATGTCAGCTCGCCGTCACCAGTAGCGGCGCCGGTCCGCCGCCGGGACCGAAGATAATGGCGGAGAACCATGACCGATCAGCACGCGACGAGAGGCCCCTGGGCGTTGGCGACATTCCTCATCGACCTGTCGCCCGACGACATGCAACGCCGTCTTCCCGAGGCGCTGTCGGTCTATGTCGACGCCATGCGCTATCCACGCGGGACCGAGGGCCAGCGCGCGTCGATGTGGCTGGAACACACCCGCAGGCAGGGCTGGAAGGCCGTCGCCGCGGTGCAGACCGACACCCCCGCCGCCGCCGAGCCCACCGCCACCGAGCTGGGGGCGGCACCGCTGCTCGGGATCGCCTACGGCTACTGCGGGGCACCCGATCAGTGGTGGCAACAACAGGTCGTCTCCGGCCTGCAGCGCGTCGGTGTGCCCGCCGAACAGATCAGCGGGCTGATGAGCAGCTACTTCGAACTGACCGAGCTGCACATCCATCCCGGGGCGCAGGGCCGCGGCCTTGGCGAGGCACTGGCACGCCGGCTGCTGGCCGGCCGCCCCGAGGCCAACGTGCTGCTGTCCACTCCGGAGATCCTCGGCGAAGCCAATCGCGCCTGGCGGCTGTACCGGCGGCTGGGCTTCGTCGACGTGATCCGCGGCTACCACTTCGCCGGTGACCCGCGGGCGTTCGCGATCCTGGGACGCGCCCTGCCGCTGTGAGACGGCACGCCACCGGGCGGGGTCTGGCACGATACCCCTCGTGCGCAACCGATCACACCGCCCGCGCGTGCGCGCGCTGGCCCTGCTGCTGCTCGTCGTGGCACCACTGATGGTCGGCTGCATCCGCGTCCACGCCTCGATCACGGTCTCCCCCGACGACCGCGTCTCCGGCCAGATCGTCGCGGCGACCAAGGCTCGCAACAGCGACGACCAGGGACCGCAGTTCGACCTCAACGTGCCGTTCAGCCAGAAGATCGCCGTCTCGAAGTACACCTCCGACGACTACGTCGGGTCCGAGGCGGTGTTCTCGGATCTGAGCTTCGGCGAGGTGCCGCAGCTGGCCAACCTGAACCGGGACGCCACCGGGGTGGACGTCTCGCTGCGCCGGGCGGGCAACCTGGTGATCCTGGAGGGCCGCGTCGACCTCACCAACGTCAACGACCCCGACGCCGATGTCCAGTTCACCGTCTCCTTCCCCGGCGAGGTGACCTCGACCAATGGTGACCGGATCGACTCCGACGTCGTCGAGTGGAAGCTCAAACCGGGCGTGGTGTCCACGATGAGCGCCCAGGCCCGGGTCACCGATCCGAGCACCCGGTCGTTCACCGCCGCGGCCCTGTGGCTGGGCCTCGGCGCGCTGGTCGTCGCCGGCATCATCGGCACCCTCGCCTGGCACAGCAGGGACCAGTCCCCCCGGTTCGCCAGCGCTGACCAGGGTGACGAATAGCCCCGGCGAAGCGGGCGAGTGCGGCATCGGTAGGGCAAAACCGGCGTCACGCTCTACTCTGGGTGAACCACCCAGGATTCTGGCGGAAGTACACAGGAAGGGGCGTCGCGCTGAGCGTCGAAGCAACAGCTCCGTCAGTCGTCGAGCTGGCCAGCGCGGTCACCGAGGAGCTGCGGAAGTACCTGGCCGACCGCCGCGCCAAGGCCGCCTACATCGGGACCGCCTACGACGGCCTGATCGCCGCCCTCGAGGATTTCGTGCTCCGCGGCGGCAAACGGGTCCGGCCCGCGTTCGCCTACTGGGGTTACCGCGCGGTCACCGAGAACCCCGACGCGCCGGTCGACGACGACACCTTGCTGTTGTTCTCGGCGCTGGAGCTACTGCACGCCTGCG is a window from the Mycolicibacterium anyangense genome containing:
- a CDS encoding peptidoglycan D,D-transpeptidase FtsI family protein codes for the protein MSRNPQPGSRPAPRRQRAQSARQTAEVGHSASARRTRQATETESRTAAFGFRHRAGHVVIGTALLIAAAQLFNLQVPKAAGLRAEAASQLKVTDIEKAVRGSIVDRNFDKLAFTIEARALTFQPTRIRKQLTEAKQASPSAPDPDKRLMEIAKDVSAKLNNNPDTATLLKKLRSNESFVYLARAVDPAIASAIVKKFPEVGAERQDLRQYPGGALAANIVGGIDWDGHGLLGLEDAMDSQLSGTDGSITYDRGSDGVVIPGSYRNKHDAVNGATVQLTLDDDIQFYVQQQVQMAKDNSGAKDVSAVVLDAKTGEVLAMSNDNTFDPSQDIGRQADKQMGNLAVTSPYEPGSVNKIVTASSVIEYGLSNPDEVLQVPGSINMGGVTVNDAWSHGVMPYTTTGVFGKSSNVGTLMLAQRIGPERYYDMLGKFGLGQRTGVGLPGESAGLVPPIDQWSGSSFSNLPIGQGLSMTLLQMTGMYQAIANDGVRIPPRIIKATIAADGSRTEEARPNGIRVVSPETARTVRNMFRAIVQRDPMGYQQGTGAPAAVDGYQIAGKTGTAQQINPACGCYYSDVYWITFAGMAPADDPRYVIGIMMNAPQRNPDGSPGHSAAPLFHNIAAWLLQRENVPLSPDPGPPLTLQAM
- the rsmH gene encoding 16S rRNA (cytosine(1402)-N(4))-methyltransferase RsmH — its product is MKPSATSSDLARAPWPLPEPTLAYFPNARFAIPGRDLDAGAPSDLPGGSVVVDTPDHGHVPVLLDRCVDLLAPALTRHAADGSGAVLVDATLGAGGHAERFLTQFGGLRLIGLDRDSTALANAGLRLAPFADRITLVHTRYDGIADALAEAGCAATDSIDGVLFDLGVSSMQLDQPERGFSYAKDAPLDMRMDPEAPLTAAEILNTYDRGELTDILRRFGEEKFAHRIAGLIVERRQRAPLTTTSELVEIIYQGIPAPARRTGGHPAKRTFQALRIAVNAELDSLSAALPAALAALRPGGRVVVMAYQSLEDRIVKTTFAAATASRSPEGLPVELPGYEPEFTAITRGAERADAEEIERNPRSAPVRLRAVERVATSNPGRGGNKS
- the mraZ gene encoding division/cell wall cluster transcriptional repressor MraZ produces the protein MFLGTYTPKLDDKGRLTLPAKFRDALAGGLMVTKSQDHSLAVYPRAEFEQLARRAAQTSRSNPEARAFLRNLAAGTDEQHPDSQGRITLSADHRRYANLSKECVVIGAVDFLEIWDAQAWQEYQETHEENFSAASDEALSDII
- a CDS encoding DUF3040 domain-containing protein → MPLSDHEQRMLDQIESALYAEDPKFASSVRGGTLRAPSTRRRLQGAGLFVVGLAMLVGGVAFKATMIGSFPVLSVLGFLVMFGGVVFAITGPRLPGGRDGGVAGPGPSGARQRRVKGSGSFTSRMEDRFRRRFDE
- a CDS encoding GNAT family N-acetyltransferase; this translates as MATFLIDLSPDDMQRRLPEALSVYVDAMRYPRGTEGQRASMWLEHTRRQGWKAVAAVQTDTPAAAEPTATELGAAPLLGIAYGYCGAPDQWWQQQVVSGLQRVGVPAEQISGLMSSYFELTELHIHPGAQGRGLGEALARRLLAGRPEANVLLSTPEILGEANRAWRLYRRLGFVDVIRGYHFAGDPRAFAILGRALPL
- a CDS encoding LppM family (lipo)protein; the protein is MRNRSHRPRVRALALLLLVVAPLMVGCIRVHASITVSPDDRVSGQIVAATKARNSDDQGPQFDLNVPFSQKIAVSKYTSDDYVGSEAVFSDLSFGEVPQLANLNRDATGVDVSLRRAGNLVILEGRVDLTNVNDPDADVQFTVSFPGEVTSTNGDRIDSDVVEWKLKPGVVSTMSAQARVTDPSTRSFTAAALWLGLGALVVAGIIGTLAWHSRDQSPRFASADQGDE